Below is a window of Rhizobium jaguaris DNA.
TGATTTCATACCGCCTCGCGAGGTGACCTGAGTATCCGAGCCGGCTGATGCCTGTTTGGACGAGCGCTGCGCACCGCCCTTCGACGATGTGTTGTTCAGAACATTGGCGATCTCGTCGGCAAGACCTTCATCCAGGCCCTTGTTCGAGGCTTTGGCGCTCTCGCGCTTCTTGTCGCTATCCTTCTGACCATCATCGGTTGAGGTATTCTTGCTGGTGCTCTGGGTGGTCTGCTTGTCCGTGGGCTTGGCAGTCGGCTTCGCGTTTGCGACCTGTTGAGGTTTCGTAACGGGCTTCTGTTCCGGCTTCGGGTCAGGCTTCGTCTCCACCGTCTTCGGCGGCTGCTGAGGTTGCGGCTTTACGTCGGGAACGGGAACTTTGTCCGCCGGCGGCTGTGCGGCCTGCTCGGTCGGGCTTTCGGTCACCGGCTTCGGATCAGCTTTTTGCGGAGTGGGGGTCGGAGTCGGCGTGGGTGTTGGGGGCGTAGGCGTGACCTCGCTCTTCTGCGGGGTCGGCTCCGTCTTCTGCGGCGTGGGCGTCGGCGCAGGAGTGGGCGTCACATCCGGCTTCTGCTGCGGAATGGCGGCCACTTCCTTCGGCGCAGCCTCCGTATCCTGCTGCTCGATCGTCTTGACGTCATTCGGCCGCGGATCGTTTTGCGGAACGGGCACATCCACCTTCTTCGGTGCTAATGCCGCCGTGTCACTTTCCGGCCGTTGGGTCGGCACAACCGGGTTCTTGATATCGACGTTGTTCTCGCCGACATTCTGAGCGTTGGCAACCTGATCCTGCTTCGTAGTCTGCTTCCGTGCGACGTGATCCGTAACCGACGCCTTCTTTTCTCCCTGCTGAAGTTGTTCGGCAGGGACGATATCGACATCCATCGCCGTGCTCTCCGGCGTCTCCAAAGGCGCAGGCGCACTCAGCGTCAACATGGCGCCGATCAGCACCAGGATGTGAATGACCGCAGATGTCGCGATGCTACGCTTCATATCGAACCGTCAGTGATCCGTTATCTGCTGGGTAACCAGGCCGATGTTCTTGTAGCCGGCCTCCTGAATGCGCGACATGACGTCGGCGATCACGCCATAAGGCGCCTTGCCGTCGCCGCGCACGAAAATGCGCTCGCTATATCCGGTCGTGGCGATCGCCTGCAGCTTGGCAGCGATATCGACCGCTTCGATCTGCGTTTCCTGCAGGAAGACCTGGCCGTCCTGCTTGATGGAAATGGTGATCGGCTGTGTCTGGGCGTTCAGCGCACCAGCCTGCGTCTGCGGTAGGTCGATCGGTACACCCGAGGTCATCATCGGCGCGGCCACCATGAAGATGATCAGCAGCACGAGCATGACGTCGACGAGTGGCGTTACGTTGATATCGGCGATCGGTGCGCCCCGGCGACCACCGCGGCGACCGCCCCGGCGGCCACCGCCGCCACCATTACCTCCAACAGACATTGCCATGTGCGTTACTCCGGTTCCGTCTGCGCTTTACTGGGCAGCCTGACGCGGCTGCAGCTTTTCGTCGATCTGACGCGACAGGATTGCGGAGAATTCGTCCGCGAATCCTTCCATGCGCGCCGACAGCTTGCCGGCATCGGCCGAGAACTTATTGTAGGCGATAACGGCAGGGATAGCGGCAACGAGGCCGATCGCGGTCGCGAGCAGCGCTTCGGCGATACCAGGCGCGACGACCGCCAGATTGGTCGACTTCGAGCCTGCAATGGCCTGGAACGAGGTCATGATACCGACGACGGTGCCGAACAGACCGATGAACGGGCCGGCCGAACCGATGGTCGCGAGCGATCCGAGGCGGGCGACCAGATGTTCCGACTCACGCGCGAGCGTGACGTCCATGGCACGATCGATACGCATCTGCAGACCGATCGGCGAACGTGCTCCGCGCTCGAACGATTTCTTCCACTCGCGCATGGCGGCGACGAAGATGGCGCTGAGGCCCGTATTGGTCCGTTCCGAGAGCGTGCGATAAAGTTCCTCGAGCGACTGGCCCGACCAGAAGACCTGCTCGAAATGATCGAACTGCCGGCGTGCGCGGGCATAGCTCAGATACTTGTCGATGACGATCGCCCACGTCCAGACGGATGCTGCGAGCAGACCGAGCATGACGACCTTAACCACGAGGCCTGCCTGCATGAAGAGCGACCAAAGCGTGATGTCTGGTGTGGCGACCGCTGCCAGTGCTGTTGTTGTCGTATCCATTGATCCAAAATCCCCGAATCCAAACGCCCGGCGCTAGACCGGGCGGCACAAAGTGATCTCACAAGAAATGTTTGGCAGCCGCCGCTGAACGCCCTGGTCAAGCTTTTCCAAGCTCTACAACTGCCTTCTTGCCGTCAAATTTGGTCAAAGGAAGGCGTGCGCCGCACAAACTCCGACGACGGCAGTAAGACACTATTATGGTTAAAAGAATGTTAGTGCCAGAGCATAAGAGATTTGACAGTGAGGAAAGCTATTCTGTCTCCCGGGAAGAACTGACCGGACAAAACCGGCGGCGGACACGAAACAAATCTTGCGCGCAAATTCCTTCACATAAAACTCAAGTTTTAGCAAGAAGGCTTTTGTGCTGGGCGAGACATCGTCTCCCAAGCCAGCAATCCATCGCTAATGCGACATGAGATATCTCGCCTTCGGGCCGAATCGCTGGCAGCGGACAGATGCCCGGATTCGGAGAACTAGAGCGCCGTCGATGCCACCAGCATCTGCTTCGCTAACTTCTCCGGCAGCCGCCGCGGTTTTCCCTTGGCGTTGATCACGGCAATGATGACCTTGGCTGCGAGCAGCAGCGTGTCGTCACGCCGGATTTCCTGGGAAAGCACCATCTTGGCGCCGCCAGCCTTCTCGGTCGTCGTGCGAATCGTCAGCATGTCGTCCATCCGCGCCGGTCCCTTGAAATCGATCTCCATGCGGTGAACGACGAAAACCAGCCCCTCCTCGTCGGCATTCAGGAGCTCGCGCTGTTCCACGCCGAGGCAACGCAGGTAGTCCGTGCGGCCGCGTTCGAGGAAGTGGAGGTAGCGCGCATGATAGACGAGGCCGGAAAAATCCGTATCCTCATAATAGACTCGCTGCACCAGCCGGTGGCCACCGGCTTCCAGTTCCCCGGCAATCAGAAAGGGGCTGTTCATCGTCGCCGCATCTCCAAAAAATCTGGGGACCCTCTTTGGCCGAAGTTCCGCCATCAAGCAAGCTTTGAACAATTGTCATAAATACTGACTATCCGGGATGATGCCGGATAGCGGTCGACGCAGAAGGATATGATTTCATGAAAATAGCGGTTATGGGCGGCGACGGTTTCATTGGTTGGCCAACCTCGCTGCATCTCTCCGATGCCGGTCATGAGGTCCATATCCTCGACAATCTTTCGCGCCGCTGGATCGACACCGAACTCGGCGTGCAGTCACTGACCCCGATGGATTCGATCCAGGAACGCACGCGCATCTGGCACGCCGAAACCGGGCGCCGCATCCATTTCAACCTCATCGATCTCGCAAAAGACTATGAGCTTCTGAAAAAGTGGCTTGCCGAGCATCGCCCGGACGCCATCGTACACTTCGCCGAACAGCGCGCCGCACCCTATTCGATGAAAAGCGACCGCCACAAGAATTACACCGTCAACAACAATGTCAGCGCCACGCATAATCTCCTGAATGCACTGGTCGAGCTCAATCTCGATGCTCATCTCGTGCATCTTGGCACCATGGGGGTCTACGGCTATTCGACCGTCGGCGCCGCCATTCCCGAAGGCTACCTGGCTGTCGGTATCGAGACCGCCGATGGCCGTACCGTCAATCAGGACATTCTCTATCCGGCCAATCCGGGCTCCATCTACCATATGACCAAGTGCCTGGATCAGCTTCTCTTCCAGTTTTACGCCAAGAACGACGGCTTGAGGATCACCGATCTGCATCAAGGCATCGTCTGGGGCACGCATACGGAACAGACCCGCCGTCACGAACAATTGATCAATCGTTTCGACTATGACGGCGATTACGGCACGGTGCTCAACCGCTTCCTCATCCAGGCGGCGATCGGCTATCCGCTGACCGTGCACGGCACCGGCGGACAGACCCGCGCCTTCATTCACATCCAGGATTCGGTTCGCTGCATCGAGCTGGCGCTCAAGAACCCGCCGCCGCGCAATGCCCGCGTCGAGATCTTCAACCAGATGACCGAGACGCATCGCATCCGCGATCTTGCCGAGATGATCGCCAAGTTGAGCGGTGCGGAAATCCTCCGGCTGCCCAACCCGCGCAAGGAAGCGCCGGAGAACGATCTGATCGTCAAGAACGACAAGTTCCTCAATCTCGGTCTCGAGCCGATCACTCTCCAAGCGGGTCTGCTCAGCGAAATCGTCGATGTCGCCAAGAAATATGCCTACCGCGTCGATCGCTCACGCGTCCCGGCCGTTTCCGCTTGGACCAAGGATCTCGCAGCGACGGTCAACCACGATCCGGAAGGCAAGCGATTGAAGTCCGTCTCATGATGTTCGGAAGCGAAATCCTGCAGGGGGTGCGACCGCGCTCCAGCCCGCGGGCGCGGCAAGCCTTCGTCACGCTGGTCACCAACGCCGACTACGCCATGGGCGCCTTGGCATTGGCGCGCTCGATTTCGCTGAGCGGCACCAGGGCGGATACGGTCGTGCTGCACACGGCCGGCGTTGACGAAAGCGATCTTGCGCCGCTGGAGGCGCTCGGTTGCCGGCTGGTGGACGTGGAACATCTGCCCCTTTCCGATGAATTCAACGAGCGCCATGCGCGCGGCAATCTCCATGCCAACGCTCCCTTCACCAAAGGCCGCAAGCCGTCCTTCCACTCGCCGCTCGACAATTTCTGCAAGCTGAGGCTTTGGCAGCTCATCGACTACGACACCTGTGTCTTCATCGATGCGGATGCGCTGGTGCTGAAGAATGTTGACAAGCTCTTCGACTATCCGGAATTTTCCGCCGCACCCAATGTTTACGAAAGTCTGGCGGATTTTCATCGGATGAATTCGGGGGTCTTTGTTGCCCAGCCGTCGCTCACGACCTTCAAAGCCATGTTGAAGCTGCTCGATCGTCCCGGCGTTTTCTGGCGGCGCACCGACCAGACCTTTCTCGAGACATTCTTCCCGGATTGGCACGGCCTGCCGGTCTATATGAACATGCTGCAATATGTATGGTTCACCATGCCCGCGCTTTGGGACTGGAACAGCATTTCGATCCTGCATTACCAATACGAGAAGCCTTGGGAACAGAACCATCCGAAGGCCGATCAACTGAAACCACTGATCGATTTGTGGCACCATTTCCATGCCGGGCACGACGTGCCCGAGATCACCGCATTTGCCAATCCGAAAGTGGCAGCATGAAAGTGCTGATATCGGGCGGTACAGGTCTCGTCGGCCGCTACATCGTCGAGGAACTACTATCAGCCGGATATCAAGTTGCCGTTGGCGGTCGCAACCCACCACGACCCGGCCTTTTCTCGCAACCCGTCACCTTTGTGTCATGTGGCCTGGATCCTTCCGAAAACTATACCAACGCCTTCGACGACGCTTATTTCTTCGTGCACGCGGCTTTCGCGCATATCCCCGGCAAATATCGCGGCGGCGAGGGCGATGATCCCGAGAGCTTCCGCCGGTTCAATCTCGATGGCACAGTGCAACTGTTCGAGACCGCGAAACGCGCCGGCATCCGCCGCTGCGTCTTTCTCTCCTCCCGCGCCGTCTATGGCGACCGGCTGGCCGGCGAGACGCTGACGGAGGAAACCACGCCGACACCGAATACACTCTATGGCGAGGTGAAGCGCGATGCCGAACACGCGCTCTTTTCCCTTTCCGCTCCCGGTTTCGCAACGGCAAGCCTGAGAGCAACGGGCGTCTACGGCGACCTCTGTCCAAACAAGTGGGATGATCTTTTCGCGGATTATCTTGCCGGCAAGCCGGTTCTCTCGCGCGCCGGAACCGAGGTCCATGGCCGCGACCTCGGCCGCGCCGTCCGCCTACTGCTAGAGACTGAGACAAGCCGCATCAGCGGCGAAGCGTTCAACCTCTCCGATGTGCTCACCGACACCCATGATATCCTTGAGCACCTGCAGCGGGTAACCGGCTGCCAACACCCCCTGCCCTCACCCACCCCACAAGGCATTGTCAGTGCGATGGATACGTCGAAAATCCGTGCTCTCGGCTGGAACGGCGGAGGTCGGGCGTTGCTGCAAGAAACCGTCGCGAGATTGGCGAAAACGATACCGCTTCGCCCTGCCACCCTCAACGCATCAACATCGTCTCGTCCCAGCTAAGCGCCGCCAATTCCTCACCTCGGAACCTCGCATCGTCGGCAACGATGAATTCGTCCAACTGCGGCGGCGCAACGCTGCTGCCGGAGAGCATGGCATGCACCTGCCCCCGATGATGGGTCTGGTGCTGGAAAAGATGGCTCAGCACATCCTCCGCCCGCTCCCTCTGGATGCGATTGCCACGGTGAAGATCGATTACGCGCACCAGTGCCTCGGGATTCAGGTCCTGACATAGAATTACGAGCCGTCGATCGACTTTGCTTTGCTCCATCGACAATGCATCCAGCGTGTCGAACGGCTCATCGATGTCGAAAGCTTTGAGACCGAGCGTACCGCCTTCCAGCGCGTCGACATAAAACCAGTCGACGGTCAGGATATGATTGAGCGTCGATTTTATCGAAGGAAAGAAACTGACCCGCCTCGCCTCGAACTCACCCGGCTGAAGCGCCACACAGGCCCGTTGCAATCGAGTATTCGCCAAGGCGTTATTGTAGGCGAGCTTGCGAAACACACGCATTGGATCGAAAGCGGACATACTGGCCTCCTCTATCGGAATTGCGAGCAACCGGCATTCAGCCGGATGATCCCGCGTTTGGGTATCGCCCTATCCCAGATCGATCACAACGATTTCCGGCGGTACACCGACACGGACGGGAGCGACCGAACAGCCGAGGCCGCCGGAGACGATGATGTGACGGTCCTCTTCAATGATATGGCCATATACATACCGGTCGCCGTAGCGCGAGGGCAGATAGGGCGACCAGCCGAGAACTCTGATCTGCCCGCCATGCGTGTGACCTGACAAGGTCAGCGACACGCGCGACGGCACGGTCGGAAAGATATCGGGCTCATGGGCAAGCAGGATGATTGGCGCTTCGTCGTTCACCTGTGCCAGCGTACCCTCGAGATCATCAAGCCCCTTTGCGAACTGGCGCTTCCAGCGGACGCTGCTGCGCAAAGCAAGCTGATCCTCGACACCGGCCAGCCAAAAGCCGTGCCCATCTTTTTCCAAGCGGGACGATCGGTTGGAGTAAACCGGAATTCCGACATCGGCCAATGCCTTATGACTGAATGTCGGGCCACGGCCGCTCTTTTGTGCAGCCGCATCGTGCCACCAATCATGATTGCCGATGATCGCATGGACACCGAGCGGCGCCTTCAAGGCTGCGAGTTCCGTCGCCCACACCTTATGATCGACAAGACCGGTCACGAAATCCGTTCCCGACGTGTAGTCGCCCAGCAGAACGATGATATCGCCACCAAGATCGTTGGCGCGGCTGCAAATGGATGCGATCCGATCGGCCGTCATCCACGGTCTGCATGCATGAAAATCGGCAAGCGCGACGATCCTCAGTTTCAATCCCGGCGTCCAGCCCGGCGGCGTCAACTGGTAACGGGCTATCCTCAATCGCATGACCGGCTCGTATCCGAAAGCATAGCCGCCGAGTGCCATCAACCCGGCAATGCTACTGCCGAAAAGCTTCAGGAAACCGCGGCGGCCGATCACTCATCTTCCTCCTGGAACAGCCTGAACTGCGCCGCCTCCAGGTCTTTCGGCGGCTGCATTCCAAGATGCCTCCAAGCCGTGGCCGTCAGCACGCGGCCGCGCGGCGTACGCTGGATGAACCCCTGCTGGATCATATAGGGCTCGATGATATCCTCGATCGCGTCGCGCGGTTCGGAGAGGCCTGCAGCGATGGTTTCGATACCGACTGGGCCGCCGCCGAAATTGACGGCAATCATGTTGAGATAGCGCTTGTCGAGCTGATCGAAACCGACGTTGTCGACCAGCAGCCGCGTCAATGCCTCGTCGGCTATTTCACGGGTTACGGCTTCGGCCTTTGCGACCTCCGCAAAATCACGCACGCGGCGCAGCAGGCGACCGGCTATGCGCGGCGTGCCGCGGGCGCGCCTGGCAATCTCACGTGCACCCTCTTCGGTTATGCCGAGCCCCATCAGCCGCGCGCCACGCCGTACGATCAGCTCCAACTCCTCGACAGTATAGAAGCTCAGGCGAACCGGAATGCCGAAACGGTCACGCAA
It encodes the following:
- a CDS encoding glycosyltransferase, coding for MFGSEILQGVRPRSSPRARQAFVTLVTNADYAMGALALARSISLSGTRADTVVLHTAGVDESDLAPLEALGCRLVDVEHLPLSDEFNERHARGNLHANAPFTKGRKPSFHSPLDNFCKLRLWQLIDYDTCVFIDADALVLKNVDKLFDYPEFSAAPNVYESLADFHRMNSGVFVAQPSLTTFKAMLKLLDRPGVFWRRTDQTFLETFFPDWHGLPVYMNMLQYVWFTMPALWDWNSISILHYQYEKPWEQNHPKADQLKPLIDLWHHFHAGHDVPEITAFANPKVAA
- a CDS encoding DinB family protein; translated protein: MSAFDPMRVFRKLAYNNALANTRLQRACVALQPGEFEARRVSFFPSIKSTLNHILTVDWFYVDALEGGTLGLKAFDIDEPFDTLDALSMEQSKVDRRLVILCQDLNPEALVRVIDLHRGNRIQRERAEDVLSHLFQHQTHHRGQVHAMLSGSSVAPPQLDEFIVADDARFRGEELAALSWDETMLMR
- a CDS encoding NAD-dependent epimerase/dehydratase family protein; the encoded protein is MKVLISGGTGLVGRYIVEELLSAGYQVAVGGRNPPRPGLFSQPVTFVSCGLDPSENYTNAFDDAYFFVHAAFAHIPGKYRGGEGDDPESFRRFNLDGTVQLFETAKRAGIRRCVFLSSRAVYGDRLAGETLTEETTPTPNTLYGEVKRDAEHALFSLSAPGFATASLRATGVYGDLCPNKWDDLFADYLAGKPVLSRAGTEVHGRDLGRAVRLLLETETSRISGEAFNLSDVLTDTHDILEHLQRVTGCQHPLPSPTPQGIVSAMDTSKIRALGWNGGGRALLQETVARLAKTIPLRPATLNASTSSRPS
- the ruvB gene encoding Holliday junction branch migration DNA helicase RuvB; this encodes MSEAARLISPEKRGEDLDVTLRPQSLDEFTGQAEARANLKVFIEAAKGRGEALDHVLFVGPPGLGKTTLAQIMAKELGVNFRSTSGPVIAKAGDLAALLTNLEERDVLFIDEIHRLNPAVEEILYPAMEDFQLDLIIGEGPAARSVKIDLAKFTLVAATTRLGLLTTPLRDRFGIPVRLSFYTVEELELIVRRGARLMGLGITEEGAREIARRARGTPRIAGRLLRRVRDFAEVAKAEAVTREIADEALTRLLVDNVGFDQLDKRYLNMIAVNFGGGPVGIETIAAGLSEPRDAIEDIIEPYMIQQGFIQRTPRGRVLTATAWRHLGMQPPKDLEAAQFRLFQEEDE
- a CDS encoding metallophosphoesterase → MIGRRGFLKLFGSSIAGLMALGGYAFGYEPVMRLRIARYQLTPPGWTPGLKLRIVALADFHACRPWMTADRIASICSRANDLGGDIIVLLGDYTSGTDFVTGLVDHKVWATELAALKAPLGVHAIIGNHDWWHDAAAQKSGRGPTFSHKALADVGIPVYSNRSSRLEKDGHGFWLAGVEDQLALRSSVRWKRQFAKGLDDLEGTLAQVNDEAPIILLAHEPDIFPTVPSRVSLTLSGHTHGGQIRVLGWSPYLPSRYGDRYVYGHIIEEDRHIIVSGGLGCSVAPVRVGVPPEIVVIDLG
- the tolQ gene encoding protein TolQ, which produces MDTTTTALAAVATPDITLWSLFMQAGLVVKVVMLGLLAASVWTWAIVIDKYLSYARARRQFDHFEQVFWSGQSLEELYRTLSERTNTGLSAIFVAAMREWKKSFERGARSPIGLQMRIDRAMDVTLARESEHLVARLGSLATIGSAGPFIGLFGTVVGIMTSFQAIAGSKSTNLAVVAPGIAEALLATAIGLVAAIPAVIAYNKFSADAGKLSARMEGFADEFSAILSRQIDEKLQPRQAAQ
- a CDS encoding NAD-dependent epimerase/dehydratase family protein, with product MKIAVMGGDGFIGWPTSLHLSDAGHEVHILDNLSRRWIDTELGVQSLTPMDSIQERTRIWHAETGRRIHFNLIDLAKDYELLKKWLAEHRPDAIVHFAEQRAAPYSMKSDRHKNYTVNNNVSATHNLLNALVELNLDAHLVHLGTMGVYGYSTVGAAIPEGYLAVGIETADGRTVNQDILYPANPGSIYHMTKCLDQLLFQFYAKNDGLRITDLHQGIVWGTHTEQTRRHEQLINRFDYDGDYGTVLNRFLIQAAIGYPLTVHGTGGQTRAFIHIQDSVRCIELALKNPPPRNARVEIFNQMTETHRIRDLAEMIAKLSGAEILRLPNPRKEAPENDLIVKNDKFLNLGLEPITLQAGLLSEIVDVAKKYAYRVDRSRVPAVSAWTKDLAATVNHDPEGKRLKSVS
- the ybgC gene encoding tol-pal system-associated acyl-CoA thioesterase, which encodes MNSPFLIAGELEAGGHRLVQRVYYEDTDFSGLVYHARYLHFLERGRTDYLRCLGVEQRELLNADEEGLVFVVHRMEIDFKGPARMDDMLTIRTTTEKAGGAKMVLSQEIRRDDTLLLAAKVIIAVINAKGKPRRLPEKLAKQMLVASTAL
- the tolR gene encoding protein TolR, encoding MAMSVGGNGGGGGRRGGRRGGRRGAPIADINVTPLVDVMLVLLIIFMVAAPMMTSGVPIDLPQTQAGALNAQTQPITISIKQDGQVFLQETQIEAVDIAAKLQAIATTGYSERIFVRGDGKAPYGVIADVMSRIQEAGYKNIGLVTQQITDH